A section of the Deinococcus sp. KNUC1210 genome encodes:
- a CDS encoding IS5 family transposase: MSDWTISACLTAAKRSLTAPSVPPKGGSDVGPTKKGKGTKIMIMVDASGVPLAVHTDSASPAEVKLVQDTLDASSGFDFPERLIGDKAYDRDGLAADLAAIGIEMIAPNRKNRKRKTQDGRPLRRSKWRWKVKRTIAWLQSFRRVRTRDEHKAQHFLSFVQLACIMILLCRISG, encoded by the coding sequence ATGAGCGACTGGACGATCAGCGCCTGCTTGACCGCCGCGAAGCGTTCATTGACGGCACCTTCAGTGCCGCCAAAAGGGGGCTCAGATGTCGGCCCCACCAAGAAAGGCAAGGGGACCAAGATCATGATCATGGTCGATGCGAGTGGCGTGCCACTCGCAGTTCACACCGACAGCGCCAGCCCGGCAGAGGTCAAGCTCGTTCAGGACACCCTGGACGCTTCGAGTGGGTTTGACTTCCCAGAGCGACTGATCGGCGACAAAGCGTATGACCGTGACGGGCTGGCTGCCGATCTCGCGGCGATCGGTATCGAAATGATTGCACCGAACCGCAAGAACAGAAAGCGCAAGACCCAGGATGGACGCCCGCTGCGACGCTCCAAATGGCGTTGGAAGGTGAAGCGGACCATCGCCTGGCTTCAGTCCTTCCGAAGAGTGCGAACCCGCGATGAACACAAGGCCCAGCACTTCCTCAGCTTCGTTCAGCTGGCCTGCATCATGATCTTGCTCTGCCGAATTTCTGGATAA
- a CDS encoding spore photoproduct lyase family protein translates to MPARFPLQFRQIYLEPKAAQLPRGQEILSRFPEAERIEVASHWNIPGLHGNAGLVKDWLKIKRHVLVLGIRKSLTLRPNGRSADFIAPGMANGCALACAYCYVPRHKGFANPITTFANIHDVERALTSHVLAQGPKTVANSVDPSAWVYDLGENSDLSVDALISDNVRDLITLFRDLPTAKASFATKYVNRELLQYDPRGRTRVRFSLMPVAVARVVDIGTSPMSERIGAINDFVEAGYEVHLNFSPVIIFEGWTAAYTELFRELDAVLSPKAKAQLAAELIFLTHNAGLHEVNLGWHPKAEQLLWTPGWQESKRSEYGGVNLRYRRGLKGQAVARFTALLRRELPYCTIRYAF, encoded by the coding sequence GTGCCTGCCCGCTTTCCACTTCAGTTCCGGCAGATCTACCTTGAGCCGAAGGCCGCGCAGCTTCCGAGAGGGCAGGAGATCCTCTCGCGCTTTCCGGAGGCTGAACGCATCGAGGTTGCCTCCCACTGGAACATTCCCGGTCTGCACGGCAATGCGGGTCTGGTCAAGGACTGGCTGAAGATCAAGCGCCACGTGCTGGTGTTGGGAATCCGTAAGTCGCTGACCCTGCGGCCCAACGGCCGGAGCGCCGATTTCATCGCCCCGGGCATGGCCAACGGCTGTGCGCTCGCCTGCGCGTACTGCTACGTTCCCAGACACAAGGGCTTCGCCAATCCCATCACCACCTTCGCCAACATCCACGACGTCGAGCGGGCGCTCACCAGTCATGTCCTGGCCCAGGGTCCCAAGACGGTCGCCAACTCGGTCGATCCCTCCGCCTGGGTGTATGACCTCGGCGAAAACAGCGATCTGAGCGTGGACGCCCTAATCTCCGACAACGTGCGCGATCTGATCACGCTCTTCAGAGACCTGCCGACCGCCAAAGCTTCGTTCGCGACCAAGTATGTGAACCGTGAACTGCTGCAGTACGACCCGCGAGGCCGCACCCGGGTCCGTTTCTCGCTGATGCCAGTCGCGGTGGCCCGGGTCGTGGACATCGGCACCTCGCCCATGAGTGAGCGCATCGGGGCCATCAATGACTTCGTGGAGGCAGGGTACGAAGTGCATCTGAATTTCTCGCCGGTGATCATCTTCGAGGGTTGGACGGCGGCGTACACCGAGTTGTTCCGCGAACTCGACGCCGTGCTGTCGCCCAAGGCAAAGGCGCAGTTGGCGGCGGAGTTGATCTTCCTGACTCACAACGCGGGGCTCCACGAGGTGAACCTGGGATGGCACCCCAAGGCTGAACAGCTCCTGTGGACACCAGGGTGGCAGGAAAGCAAGCGCTCGGAATATGGCGGGGTGAACCTGCGGTACCGGCGAGGATTGAAGGGTCAGGCGGTCGCGCGCTTCACCGCACTGCTGCGCCGGGAGTTGCCGTACTGCACCATCCGCTACGCCTTCTAG
- a CDS encoding GIY-YIG nuclease family protein: protein MEDDTLKKRVLFETWLEAHRDAVATLAFSGEPIDRRRVLARLTSLAGQQRADDYVYVLLERRPNEETPAYIGRATSPARRWMQHLTALAAGTGSYARWRTRLLREGHDTARFDLELLVVGQTHLQFPPLPGFPTTIGAVESQLVNLAADAYPLRLLNDEGQGR from the coding sequence ATGGAAGACGACACCCTGAAAAAGCGGGTGCTGTTCGAGACCTGGCTGGAGGCCCACCGCGACGCCGTGGCGACCCTGGCGTTCTCGGGGGAGCCGATCGACCGTCGGCGCGTGCTGGCCCGCCTGACCAGCCTGGCCGGACAGCAACGCGCCGACGACTACGTCTACGTGCTGCTGGAACGACGGCCAAACGAGGAAACGCCTGCCTATATCGGCCGGGCAACCAGTCCGGCGCGCCGCTGGATGCAGCATCTGACCGCGCTGGCCGCAGGGACGGGCAGCTACGCCCGCTGGCGCACCCGGCTGCTGCGCGAAGGGCACGACACCGCCCGTTTCGACCTGGAACTGCTGGTCGTAGGACAGACGCACCTGCAGTTCCCGCCGCTGCCCGGCTTTCCCACCACCATCGGCGCGGTCGAGTCTCAACTCGTCAACCTTGCAGCGGACGCCTATCCGCTGCGGCTGCTCAACGACGAAGGGCAGGGCCGATGA
- a CDS encoding alpha/beta fold hydrolase, protein MTHLQRPASRHLIAVHGNFASSAWWTDLRAVPPVGWEVHTPDLPGFAGTPHSGEVSIARYADWLTQYVAAHRLERPVLLGHSLGGAVVLEAASRAPDAYAGLVLAASAPLTGLVTPEAQYPVLEQLPANAALLNLSLEALFPSGRPDNFRHLLQDAARMAPALYSGNARALAAWSVAPETLTGLPTLILGGELDLLITPERVTAQGKALNVPVSLLQGVGHGFPQEAPGIFLSELQRFLDLL, encoded by the coding sequence ATGACCCACCTGCAGCGTCCTGCGTCCCGCCATCTGATCGCCGTTCACGGCAACTTCGCTTCCTCGGCCTGGTGGACTGACCTGCGGGCCGTCCCACCCGTGGGCTGGGAAGTCCATACCCCCGATCTGCCAGGATTCGCTGGAACGCCGCACAGCGGAGAGGTCAGCATTGCGCGGTATGCCGACTGGCTGACGCAGTACGTGGCCGCACACAGGCTGGAGCGCCCGGTGCTGCTCGGGCATTCGCTGGGCGGGGCGGTGGTGCTGGAGGCAGCCAGCCGCGCTCCGGACGCCTACGCCGGGCTGGTGCTGGCCGCGAGCGCGCCCCTGACTGGCCTGGTCACACCCGAAGCGCAGTACCCAGTTCTGGAACAGCTGCCCGCGAACGCTGCGCTACTCAACCTGAGCCTAGAGGCGCTGTTTCCTTCAGGCAGACCGGACAATTTCAGGCACCTTCTTCAGGACGCAGCCCGCATGGCGCCGGCTCTGTATAGCGGCAATGCCCGGGCGCTGGCAGCCTGGAGCGTCGCCCCGGAAACGCTGACGGGCCTGCCGACGCTGATACTGGGCGGAGAGCTTGACCTGCTCATCACGCCCGAACGGGTGACGGCACAGGGCAAGGCGCTCAATGTACCGGTCAGCCTGCTCCAAGGCGTCGGGCACGGATTTCCCCAGGAGGCGCCCGGTATCTTCCTGAGCGAGTTGCAGCGCTTTCTGGACCTGCTGTAG
- a CDS encoding ABC transporter substrate-binding protein yields MKTLLMTVGLLALSSAGAVKVGVLLPLSGASSVTGQAARNGYQLALDEINKAGGVLGKPLELAISDDGSSPAKAVPEFVKLVTVDKVDFMAGGVSSATSIAISGPAKQYNTFMAWIGAAAVPVEDAFADDKYFFHYHPWAYYNFEAILSYFRYLKTYKGAKNIAIAYEDGPFGSAGIDATVAAFKKAGFNVVLTEKFKTGSGNFGPLVSKAKAANPDILYWIGYDTDALPLATEVKQQNLKLGMLYGTPPSWPVGFEKNPLADNVAGLSLWLPSSPQAESRKFVAAYKAKYGTVTDEYFAPLAYVNLKTLAAAINRAGSTDKDAVAAELAKTNVPTPFGPLTFSRSNKTQYQGFKAGNWLHFQFQGDARVPVFPIKFAQKPMVYNK; encoded by the coding sequence ATGAAAACACTGTTGATGACGGTCGGGCTGCTCGCGCTGTCCAGTGCAGGTGCGGTGAAGGTCGGGGTGCTGCTGCCGCTTTCTGGGGCGAGCAGCGTCACGGGGCAGGCGGCCAGAAACGGGTATCAGTTGGCCCTCGACGAGATCAACAAGGCGGGCGGCGTGCTCGGTAAACCGCTGGAACTGGCTATCTCCGACGACGGCAGTTCGCCCGCCAAGGCAGTGCCCGAGTTCGTCAAGCTGGTCACGGTGGACAAGGTGGACTTTATGGCAGGCGGCGTCAGCAGCGCCACCAGCATTGCCATTTCAGGCCCGGCCAAGCAGTACAACACCTTCATGGCCTGGATCGGAGCGGCAGCGGTGCCGGTCGAGGACGCCTTTGCGGACGACAAGTACTTCTTTCACTATCATCCCTGGGCTTATTACAACTTCGAAGCCATCCTGAGTTACTTCCGCTATCTGAAGACCTACAAGGGAGCCAAAAACATCGCCATCGCCTATGAGGACGGCCCCTTCGGATCGGCGGGCATCGATGCGACCGTGGCGGCCTTCAAGAAAGCGGGCTTCAACGTGGTGCTGACCGAAAAATTCAAGACCGGGAGCGGCAATTTCGGGCCACTGGTGAGCAAGGCCAAGGCCGCCAATCCTGATATTCTGTACTGGATCGGGTACGACACGGACGCCCTGCCGCTCGCCACCGAAGTGAAGCAGCAGAATCTGAAACTGGGCATGCTGTACGGCACGCCGCCGAGCTGGCCGGTCGGCTTCGAAAAGAATCCGCTGGCAGACAATGTGGCCGGGCTGAGTCTGTGGCTGCCCAGCAGTCCGCAGGCCGAAAGCCGCAAGTTCGTGGCTGCCTACAAGGCCAAGTACGGCACCGTGACCGACGAGTATTTCGCGCCGCTCGCCTACGTCAATCTCAAGACGCTGGCGGCGGCGATCAACCGGGCGGGTAGCACCGACAAAGACGCGGTTGCTGCCGAACTAGCCAAGACCAACGTGCCCACGCCCTTTGGCCCCCTGACGTTCAGCAGGAGCAACAAGACCCAGTACCAGGGCTTCAAGGCGGGCAACTGGCTGCACTTCCAGTTCCAGGGCGACGCCCGCGTGCCCGTCTTTCCGATCAAATTCGCGCAGAAGCCGATGGTGTACAACAAGTAG
- a CDS encoding branched-chain amino acid ABC transporter permease has translation MNLFLQTLLNGLLQSGLYALVASGLALAVGVLGIVNFAHGEYLMIGAFLAWAASTYLGLDPLLALPLVAAAVFAVGALTYRVSIRHVLLAPELNQMLLTFGLGILLQNLALMLLGGNTRTVSTPYQASSLQLGSLSIGGPKAIAFGLAALILGALYTVLYRTSLGRQMRAVAQNRRGAQLIGIHVDRVYLIAFSVSCGLAAVAGVLVSVLLFASPTVGLVFALKAFAIIVMAGLGNLTGVLWASVTLGVAEALVQTYVPGGGGWSDAVFFLMIFGTLVVRSFRGAR, from the coding sequence ATGAATCTCTTTCTGCAAACCCTGCTCAACGGTCTGCTTCAGAGCGGCCTGTATGCCCTGGTGGCGTCTGGGCTCGCCCTGGCAGTGGGCGTGCTGGGCATCGTCAATTTCGCGCACGGCGAGTACCTGATGATCGGGGCCTTTCTGGCGTGGGCAGCGAGCACCTATCTGGGCCTCGATCCGCTGCTGGCGCTGCCGCTGGTGGCCGCCGCCGTGTTCGCGGTGGGTGCCCTGACCTACCGTGTCAGCATCCGGCATGTGCTGCTGGCCCCGGAACTCAACCAGATGCTCCTGACCTTCGGGCTCGGCATTCTGCTTCAGAATCTGGCCCTGATGCTGCTGGGGGGCAACACCCGCACCGTCAGCACGCCGTATCAGGCGAGCAGCCTGCAACTGGGAAGCCTGAGCATCGGTGGCCCCAAGGCCATCGCCTTCGGACTGGCGGCCCTGATTCTGGGAGCGCTGTATACGGTGCTGTACCGCACCAGCCTGGGCCGTCAGATGCGGGCCGTCGCTCAGAATCGCCGGGGCGCACAGCTGATCGGCATTCATGTCGACCGCGTGTATCTGATCGCCTTCAGTGTCAGTTGCGGGCTGGCGGCGGTGGCGGGCGTACTCGTCAGTGTGCTGCTGTTCGCCTCGCCCACCGTGGGGCTGGTCTTCGCCCTCAAAGCCTTTGCCATCATCGTGATGGCGGGCCTGGGCAACCTGACGGGCGTGCTGTGGGCCTCCGTGACGCTCGGTGTCGCGGAAGCCCTGGTGCAGACCTATGTGCCGGGCGGCGGCGGCTGGAGCGACGCCGTGTTCTTCCTGATGATCTTCGGCACGCTGGTCGTGCGCTCGTTCCGGGGTGCGCGGTGA
- a CDS encoding ABC transporter ATP-binding protein — MKAGTAGPSVVLSAEGLSKRFGGLKAVQQVSFKVYAGEILAVIGPNGAGKTTLLNLLSGVYRPSEGRLMLLGRDITQWGMEARCHAGLGRAFQIVRPFGEMTVHENVTVGALFGTPGMRLAQARELAQSLLERTGLAGLADRPAHELTLLQDKRMEVARALATQPQVLLLDEVMAGLRPAEAQEAVALVRSVRDSGVSVLFIEHIMPVVRDLADRVVVMDQGQVMAEGSYRDVTSNPLVVAAYLGTEPELGSGEVHA; from the coding sequence GTGAAGGCGGGCACGGCTGGCCCCAGCGTGGTCCTGAGCGCCGAAGGTCTGAGCAAGCGCTTCGGCGGGCTGAAGGCGGTGCAGCAGGTGAGTTTCAAGGTCTACGCGGGCGAAATTCTGGCGGTGATCGGGCCGAACGGTGCCGGAAAGACCACGCTGCTCAACCTGCTGTCGGGCGTTTATCGGCCCAGCGAGGGCCGCCTGATGCTGCTGGGCCGCGACATCACCCAGTGGGGCATGGAGGCCCGCTGTCACGCCGGACTGGGCCGCGCATTTCAGATCGTGCGGCCCTTCGGCGAGATGACAGTTCATGAGAACGTCACGGTGGGCGCACTGTTCGGTACACCCGGCATGCGGCTGGCACAGGCCCGCGAGCTGGCACAGTCGCTGCTGGAACGTACCGGACTGGCAGGCCTCGCGGATCGTCCGGCCCACGAGCTGACACTGCTCCAGGACAAGCGGATGGAGGTGGCGCGGGCGCTGGCGACCCAGCCACAGGTGCTGCTGCTCGATGAGGTGATGGCCGGGCTTCGTCCTGCCGAGGCGCAGGAAGCCGTGGCCCTGGTGCGCTCGGTGCGGGACAGCGGGGTGAGCGTGCTGTTTATCGAACACATCATGCCGGTGGTGCGTGACCTGGCAGACCGGGTGGTGGTGATGGACCAGGGGCAGGTGATGGCCGAGGGAAGCTACCGCGACGTGACCAGCAATCCGCTGGTGGTCGCGGCGTACCTGGGGACAGAACCGGAACTGGGCTCCGGGGAGGTGCACGCATGA
- a CDS encoding ABC transporter ATP-binding protein: MSAAGRGQALVIEQLAAGYGKVQVLWDVNLSVAPGEFVAVIGANGAGKTTTLRAVSGVVRPSAGRILLGGVDITRASPSRIVASGLGHVPEGRELFALMTVRENLELGAAMRAEARAQVSQTLRHVYTLFPRLEERAGQLAGTLSGGEQQMVAVGRALMGRPSVLVVDEPSLGLSPRMTQTVFEALRAVHAEGVTVVLVEQNVGLSLRLADRAYVLENGQVVREGDSAALLADPAVRAAYLAL; this comes from the coding sequence ATGAGCGCCGCCGGCAGAGGGCAGGCACTGGTGATTGAGCAGCTGGCTGCCGGATACGGCAAGGTGCAGGTGCTCTGGGACGTGAATCTGAGCGTCGCGCCCGGCGAATTCGTGGCGGTGATCGGGGCCAACGGGGCGGGCAAGACCACCACCCTGCGGGCCGTGAGTGGCGTGGTGCGGCCCAGCGCTGGGCGCATCCTTCTGGGCGGCGTGGACATCACGCGGGCCTCACCCAGCAGGATCGTGGCTTCGGGCCTGGGGCATGTGCCGGAAGGCCGCGAACTGTTTGCCCTGATGACCGTGCGTGAGAATCTGGAACTCGGCGCGGCGATGCGGGCTGAGGCACGGGCGCAGGTTTCCCAGACGCTCAGGCACGTGTACACGCTGTTTCCCCGCCTGGAAGAGCGGGCCGGGCAGCTGGCGGGCACGCTGTCGGGCGGTGAGCAGCAGATGGTGGCGGTGGGACGCGCCCTGATGGGCAGACCCAGCGTGCTGGTGGTGGACGAGCCGAGCCTGGGCCTGTCGCCACGCATGACCCAGACGGTCTTCGAGGCGCTCCGGGCGGTGCATGCCGAGGGCGTGACGGTGGTCCTCGTCGAGCAGAACGTGGGTCTGAGTCTGCGTCTGGCCGACCGCGCCTACGTGCTGGAAAACGGGCAGGTGGTGCGCGAGGGCGACAGCGCAGCGCTGCTGGCCGATCCGGCGGTGCGCGCCGCGTACCTGGCCCTGTGA
- a CDS encoding BTAD domain-containing putative transcriptional regulator, with translation MIPLPGWRDLTSLRRTRQPTVRGALARPRVTALLAAARVGVVVAPAGYGKTTALTAFPGPLCWLTLDADDADPQVLAAGLALAAEPLAGGGAPAALLDAGAAPRLVAARVGDLLERTGATLVLDDAHHLTHPQSAELLSRLLGGPGQRTRLILLSRVPLTLPELTRLDAAGEVARLSVAELAFTPQEVSALAAAQGLHLTPAEVRSAHTLTEGWPIALRFLVQAAVQGRVRFAALDDLHSDAQLGTLFTYLAQEVLGPLDPALRALLTQSSVFEELTPDLLQSVLDERQAGQLLDALAGSGTFLTRTGEVYRAHPLLRAHLRAQLRPEEITRLAARGAAFFEATGRPRRALAAHLQAGHDTRAAELLAHHGRDWLAQGRTHLVLRSVNAVPPAAWTPTLYALAGDALRASSRYAEALARYAQASPLDRALGEARVALDTVQPALAWDPLATAARLMDAAGQAGLHRLQAENLLNAGQLADALALDPELIGGARYCLRSGNLTAALRLATRAAQGETGGERAARNHREGLLLLSFLQALLGQGAEAEARAREGLAEGVRLESPFVQSLALARLGHALLIQNDLTGAAQVYREAFEMARGVAGRLQVEPLMGLTVIAARSGDAGSANVQLQDALERSSGDRYMAGLLMLSAGLGQLQGGFPEQAQARLGEARALLAGIGDRFGQGAAELALYAAGRTPELAVSARAAALQYPSLLATYSLLSPFPERAQRAVLLARLGEGASTEEALALGAVGRALGYAALPRPDQVPGFEVDVRVLGRLTVSRSGREQRDWGRAKARDLLLLLALHPDGLAREVAQDLLFPDADPPVAERNFRVILHALGQVLEEGAVSGTFLERGDWLRLRPSPDLRVDIQAAWAVLGSPVGSAGRLTELLALPLRLAEVALEGVQEAAAQYVNRLSDALVAEAAAALGHGDSERAIQAAERALMLDPAHEPATRVLMRSMHLAGNPAAVARRYSALTTALANLGLSPLPETVALYRALTEL, from the coding sequence GTGATCCCTCTTCCTGGCTGGCGCGACCTGACCTCGCTGCGCCGCACACGTCAACCCACTGTCCGGGGCGCCCTGGCGCGGCCCAGGGTGACCGCCCTGCTCGCTGCTGCCCGTGTGGGCGTGGTGGTGGCACCGGCCGGCTACGGGAAAACGACGGCGCTGACCGCGTTCCCAGGTCCACTGTGCTGGCTGACCCTGGACGCCGACGACGCCGATCCGCAGGTGCTGGCGGCTGGACTGGCCCTGGCTGCCGAACCCCTGGCGGGCGGCGGCGCTCCGGCAGCCCTGCTGGACGCTGGCGCCGCTCCCAGGCTGGTCGCTGCGCGGGTGGGCGATCTGCTGGAGCGCACCGGGGCAACCCTGGTCCTCGATGACGCGCACCATCTGACGCATCCGCAGAGCGCGGAACTGCTCAGCCGCCTGCTGGGCGGGCCGGGTCAGCGCACCCGGCTGATCCTGCTGTCGCGGGTGCCGCTGACCCTGCCGGAACTGACCCGCCTGGACGCGGCAGGCGAGGTGGCCCGGTTATCGGTCGCCGAACTGGCCTTCACGCCGCAGGAAGTCTCGGCGCTGGCGGCTGCACAGGGGCTGCACCTGACACCCGCCGAGGTTCGCAGCGCCCATACGCTGACCGAAGGCTGGCCCATCGCGCTGCGCTTTCTGGTGCAGGCGGCGGTGCAGGGCCGCGTCCGCTTCGCTGCGCTGGATGATCTGCACAGCGACGCCCAGCTGGGCACCCTGTTCACGTATCTGGCACAGGAAGTGCTGGGGCCGCTCGATCCGGCGCTGCGAGCCCTGCTGACGCAGAGCAGTGTCTTCGAGGAACTCACCCCCGATCTGCTCCAGAGCGTGCTGGACGAGCGGCAGGCTGGGCAGCTGCTCGACGCGCTGGCGGGAAGTGGCACCTTTCTGACGCGCACGGGCGAGGTCTACCGCGCCCATCCACTGCTCCGCGCCCACCTGCGTGCTCAGCTCAGGCCGGAGGAGATCACGCGGCTGGCGGCCCGGGGTGCGGCGTTTTTCGAGGCCACCGGGCGGCCCCGGCGGGCGCTGGCAGCCCACCTGCAGGCGGGTCACGACACGCGGGCCGCCGAACTGCTGGCGCACCACGGACGCGACTGGCTGGCACAGGGGCGCACACATCTGGTCCTGCGCAGCGTGAATGCCGTGCCGCCTGCCGCGTGGACACCCACGCTGTATGCCCTGGCCGGAGACGCGCTGCGGGCGTCGTCACGGTACGCCGAGGCACTCGCCCGGTACGCGCAGGCCTCCCCGCTCGACCGGGCGCTGGGGGAAGCGCGGGTGGCGCTCGACACGGTGCAGCCTGCACTGGCCTGGGACCCGCTGGCAACGGCAGCCCGCCTGATGGACGCTGCAGGACAGGCGGGGCTGCACCGTCTCCAGGCCGAGAACCTGCTCAATGCCGGTCAGCTGGCAGACGCGCTGGCACTCGATCCGGAGCTGATCGGCGGTGCGCGCTACTGTCTGCGGTCGGGCAACCTGACGGCGGCCCTGCGTCTCGCCACCAGGGCCGCCCAGGGGGAAACAGGCGGTGAACGGGCGGCCCGGAATCACCGCGAGGGGCTGCTGCTGCTGAGTTTCCTTCAGGCGCTGCTGGGCCAGGGCGCCGAGGCCGAAGCGCGGGCACGCGAAGGACTGGCCGAGGGCGTGCGCCTGGAAAGTCCGTTCGTGCAGAGTCTGGCACTGGCGCGGCTGGGACACGCGCTGCTGATTCAGAATGACCTGACAGGTGCCGCGCAGGTGTACCGGGAGGCCTTTGAGATGGCGCGCGGCGTGGCAGGGCGGCTGCAGGTCGAACCGCTGATGGGGCTGACGGTGATCGCAGCCCGGTCGGGTGACGCTGGAAGCGCGAACGTCCAGCTTCAGGACGCGCTGGAACGCAGCAGCGGCGACCGCTACATGGCGGGCCTGCTGATGCTGTCGGCGGGCCTCGGGCAGCTGCAGGGCGGCTTTCCCGAACAGGCACAGGCCCGGCTGGGCGAGGCGCGGGCGTTGTTGGCCGGGATCGGAGACCGGTTTGGACAGGGGGCCGCCGAACTGGCCCTGTACGCTGCCGGCCGCACCCCGGAGCTTGCCGTGTCTGCGCGGGCTGCCGCCCTGCAGTACCCTTCACTCCTGGCGACGTATTCGCTGCTGTCTCCCTTTCCGGAGCGGGCGCAGCGAGCGGTGCTGCTGGCGCGGCTGGGCGAGGGCGCGAGTACGGAAGAGGCGTTGGCCCTGGGCGCCGTTGGCAGGGCGCTCGGATACGCGGCACTTCCGCGCCCGGATCAGGTGCCGGGATTTGAAGTCGACGTGCGGGTGCTGGGGCGACTGACGGTCAGCCGCAGCGGGCGCGAACAGCGAGACTGGGGCCGCGCCAAGGCCCGCGACCTGCTGCTGCTGCTGGCCCTGCATCCCGACGGTCTGGCCCGTGAGGTGGCCCAGGACCTGCTGTTTCCAGACGCTGATCCGCCTGTGGCCGAGCGCAATTTCCGGGTGATCCTGCATGCCCTGGGGCAGGTGCTGGAGGAAGGAGCCGTCAGTGGCACCTTTCTGGAACGCGGCGACTGGCTGCGGCTGCGCCCTTCCCCCGATCTGCGGGTGGACATCCAGGCAGCCTGGGCCGTGCTGGGAAGCCCGGTGGGTTCAGCAGGCCGCCTGACCGAGCTGCTGGCCCTTCCGCTGCGACTGGCCGAGGTGGCGCTGGAAGGTGTGCAGGAAGCAGCGGCCCAGTATGTCAACCGGCTCTCGGACGCCCTGGTGGCCGAGGCGGCCGCTGCACTGGGCCACGGCGACAGCGAGCGCGCCATTCAGGCGGCAGAGCGGGCCTTGATGCTCGACCCGGCCCACGAGCCGGCAACACGGGTGCTGATGCGCTCCATGCATCTCGCGGGAAATCCTGCCGCTGTCGCCCGCAGATACAGTGCCCTGACCACCGCGCTGGCGAACCTGGGTCTGTCGCCCCTGCCGGAGACGGTGGCGCTCTACCGGGCGCTGACCGAACTCTGA
- a CDS encoding 3-hydroxybutyrate dehydrogenase: MAQRQDLSPTQPRTGEPRTALVTGGTSGIGLACARRLQADGLRVAVLDLDRPEAREVAAQHGLGFVGADLSRRSDTVEAVKTAVSLLGGLDVLVNNAGFQHIDPIATFPEDTWDAMLHVMLTAPFLLMKHAWPFLIRSGQGRVVNIASIHAQVASPYKSGYISAKHGLLGLTRTAALEGADHGLTVNAICPAYVRTPLVERQLADQARTRGISEAEVVGTVMLEHAAIKRLLEADDVGALLSYVVSPAAWGMTGSVLDLDLGWTAR; encoded by the coding sequence ATGGCTCAGCGTCAGGATTTATCGCCCACCCAGCCGCGTACCGGCGAACCCCGCACCGCGCTCGTGACCGGAGGAACGAGCGGGATCGGCCTGGCCTGCGCCCGCCGCCTACAGGCCGATGGCCTGCGCGTGGCGGTTCTCGATCTCGACCGACCTGAAGCCCGCGAGGTGGCCGCGCAGCACGGCCTGGGATTCGTGGGCGCCGATCTCAGTCGCCGCAGCGACACGGTGGAGGCTGTCAAAACCGCTGTGTCGCTGCTGGGTGGCCTGGACGTTCTGGTCAACAACGCGGGCTTTCAGCACATCGACCCTATCGCCACCTTTCCTGAAGACACCTGGGACGCCATGCTGCATGTGATGCTCACCGCGCCCTTCCTCCTGATGAAGCACGCCTGGCCGTTTCTGATTCGCAGCGGACAGGGCCGGGTGGTGAACATCGCCAGTATTCATGCACAGGTTGCCAGTCCGTATAAGTCTGGCTACATCAGTGCCAAACACGGTCTGCTCGGCCTGACCAGAACGGCAGCGCTGGAAGGAGCCGACCATGGGCTGACTGTCAACGCCATCTGCCCGGCCTACGTCAGAACGCCACTCGTCGAGCGCCAGCTTGCCGATCAGGCCCGCACACGCGGCATCAGCGAGGCGGAGGTGGTCGGCACAGTGATGCTGGAACATGCTGCCATCAAGCGTCTGCTGGAAGCGGATGATGTGGGGGCACTGCTGAGCTACGTCGTCAGTCCGGCGGCCTGGGGCATGACTGGTTCGGTCCTCGATCTCGACCTGGGATGGACCGCCCGCTGA
- a CDS encoding DinB family protein — MLIQDLRMMYLRELATLEREPALYPDDQGLWTVLPGLPNAGGTLFLHLAGSLQHFFGAVLGNTGYVRNRDAEFSTRDLSRTEIAAQLSQARHAINAAFEHIREADLDAPFPVVFADAPFSYRLTLLQFSSHLAYHLGQIDFHRRAVTQQHTSANAIDPAGLQGL; from the coding sequence ATGTTGATTCAAGATCTGCGGATGATGTACCTGCGCGAACTTGCCACCCTGGAACGCGAACCCGCCCTCTACCCGGACGATCAAGGGCTCTGGACGGTGCTTCCTGGCCTGCCCAATGCAGGCGGAACCCTGTTCCTGCATCTGGCGGGCAGCTTGCAGCACTTCTTCGGGGCCGTGCTGGGCAACACAGGCTACGTGCGGAACAGAGACGCAGAGTTCAGCACCCGTGACCTGTCACGCACGGAGATTGCAGCGCAACTCTCTCAGGCCAGACACGCCATCAACGCCGCCTTTGAACACATCCGCGAAGCTGATCTGGACGCACCATTCCCGGTCGTGTTTGCCGACGCTCCTTTTTCCTACAGACTGACCCTGCTGCAATTTTCGAGCCACCTGGCCTATCACCTGGGACAGATCGACTTTCACCGCCGCGCCGTGACACAACAACACACGTCTGCCAACGCGATAGACCCTGCAGGTCTTCAAGGGCTCTAA